Proteins encoded by one window of Paraburkholderia terrae:
- a CDS encoding TadE family protein yields MQTTRPHLRVSRARRSQGRRRGQLGVATLEFAFIAPILFFLLCMVMDLGVALWVNLTMQYAVREGARYAVTGQTGLDPNQKSPQRYLAVIQEIKDQSMGLYPLVNPSYAITVNSGKAQNYASDASYSSSMFGNPGDIVVLQINCAWPMITPMIRSFFPGGFFNFSVAATMRNEGF; encoded by the coding sequence ATGCAAACCACGCGTCCTCATCTGAGAGTGTCGCGCGCGAGGCGTTCGCAGGGACGCCGCCGTGGGCAGCTTGGCGTCGCGACGCTCGAGTTCGCGTTTATCGCGCCCATCCTGTTCTTTCTGCTGTGCATGGTGATGGATCTCGGCGTCGCGCTGTGGGTGAACCTGACCATGCAATACGCGGTGCGCGAGGGCGCGCGCTACGCGGTGACGGGGCAGACGGGGCTTGACCCGAACCAGAAGAGTCCGCAGCGCTATCTCGCCGTGATCCAGGAGATCAAGGATCAGTCGATGGGTCTGTATCCCCTCGTCAATCCGAGCTACGCGATCACGGTCAACAGCGGCAAGGCGCAGAACTATGCGAGCGACGCGAGCTACAGCTCGAGCATGTTCGGCAATCCCGGCGACATCGTCGTGCTGCAGATCAACTGCGCGTGGCCGATGATCACGCCGATGATCCGCTCGTTCTTTCCCGGCGGCTTCTTCAACTTCAGCGTCGCCGCGACCATGCGCAACGAGGGCTTCTGA